Proteins encoded together in one Argiope bruennichi chromosome 1, qqArgBrue1.1, whole genome shotgun sequence window:
- the LOC129955377 gene encoding actinia tenebrosa protease inhibitors-like isoform X2, which produces MTKGLFVLMLAVVLGCAFAASPPFDPLMPNTDNIPLCMQPPRSGLCLAYIPSFYYNPGTKKCESFIYGGCSGNDNRFFSEAECMRACGEKNQPGGEEPKIELVPVPEEPKAEENIDICSQPARPGLCYAYFNRFYFNGEKCVSFVYGGCDGNQNNFETEEECNKVCPPKVVKNQPQIEELPAIAEAEVPKPEENVDICSQPKQPGLCYAYFNRFYFNGEKCVSFVYGGCDGNQNNFETEEECNKVCPPKAVENQPQIEELPAIAEAEVPKPEENVDICSQPKQPGLCYAYFNRFYFNGEKCESFVYGGCGGNQNNFDTEEECNKACPPKIVESKENEANQQ; this is translated from the exons atgacGAAGGGACTTTTTGTTTTGATGTTGGCTGTTGTGCTGGGTTGTGCATTTGCTG CATCCCCTCCTTTCGATCCCCTCATGCCAAACACCGACAACATACCTCTGTGCATGCAACCACCTCGATCAGGTCTCTGCTTGGCTTACATTCCAAGTTTTTATTATAACCCTGGtacaaaaaaatgtgaaagcTTCATCTATGGTGGCTGCAGTGGAAACGATAATAGATTCTTCTCGGAAGCTGAATGCATGAGAGCTTGTGGAGAAAAAAATCAACCAGGTGGAg aagaacCTAAAATAGAACTAGTACCAGTTCCAGAAGAGCCAAAGGCGGAAGAAAACATAGACATCTGCAGTCAACCAGCAAGACCAGGTCTTTGTTATGCCTATTTCAACAGATTCTACTTCAATGGTGAAAAGTGTGTGTCCTTTGTGTATGGCGGATGTGATGGCAACCAAAACAATTTCGAAACAGAGGAAGAATGCAATAAAGTATGCCCACCTAAAGTAGTGAAAA ATCAACCCCAAATTGAAGAGTTGCCTGCAATAGCTGAAGCAGAAGTACCTAAGCCTGAAGAAAATGTAGATATCTGCAGTCAACCCAAACAACCCGGTCTTTGTTATGCCTATTTCAACAGATTCTACTTCAATGGTGAAAAGTGTGTGTCCTTTGTGTATGGCGGATGTGATGGCAACCAAAACAATTTCGAAACAGAGGAAGAATGCAATAAAGTATGCCCACCTAAAGCAGTTGAAA ATCAACCCCAAATTGAAGAGTTGCCTGCAATAGCTGAAGCAGAAGTACCTAAGCCTGAAGAAAATGTAGATATCTGCAGTCAACCCAAACAACCCGGTCTTTGTTATGCCTATTTCAACAGATTCTACTTCAATGGTGAAAAATGCGAATCCTTCGTATATGGCGGATGTGGTGGCAACCAAAACAATTTCGACACCGAGGAAGAATGCAATAAAGCATGCCCACCAAAAATTGTTGAAA GCAAGGAAAACGAGGCAAATCAACAATAA
- the LOC129955377 gene encoding actinia tenebrosa protease inhibitors-like isoform X1 produces MTKGLFVLMLAVVLGCAFAASPPFDPLMPNTDNIPLCMQPPRSGLCLAYIPSFYYNPGTKKCESFIYGGCSGNDNRFFSEAECMRACGEKNQPGGEEPKIELVPVPEEPKAEENIDICSQPARPGLCYAYFNRFYFNGEKCVSFVYGGCDGNQNNFETEEECNKVCPPKVVKNQPQIEELPAIAEAEVPKPEENVDICSQPKQPGLCYAYFNRFYFNGEKCVSFVYGGCDGNQNNFETEEECNKVCPPKAVENQPQIEELPAIAEAEVPKPEENVDICSQPKQPGLCYAYFNRFYFNGEKCESFVYGGCGGNQNNFDTEEECNKACPPKIVENFFPFRQGKRGKSTIKTV; encoded by the exons atgacGAAGGGACTTTTTGTTTTGATGTTGGCTGTTGTGCTGGGTTGTGCATTTGCTG CATCCCCTCCTTTCGATCCCCTCATGCCAAACACCGACAACATACCTCTGTGCATGCAACCACCTCGATCAGGTCTCTGCTTGGCTTACATTCCAAGTTTTTATTATAACCCTGGtacaaaaaaatgtgaaagcTTCATCTATGGTGGCTGCAGTGGAAACGATAATAGATTCTTCTCGGAAGCTGAATGCATGAGAGCTTGTGGAGAAAAAAATCAACCAGGTGGAg aagaacCTAAAATAGAACTAGTACCAGTTCCAGAAGAGCCAAAGGCGGAAGAAAACATAGACATCTGCAGTCAACCAGCAAGACCAGGTCTTTGTTATGCCTATTTCAACAGATTCTACTTCAATGGTGAAAAGTGTGTGTCCTTTGTGTATGGCGGATGTGATGGCAACCAAAACAATTTCGAAACAGAGGAAGAATGCAATAAAGTATGCCCACCTAAAGTAGTGAAAA ATCAACCCCAAATTGAAGAGTTGCCTGCAATAGCTGAAGCAGAAGTACCTAAGCCTGAAGAAAATGTAGATATCTGCAGTCAACCCAAACAACCCGGTCTTTGTTATGCCTATTTCAACAGATTCTACTTCAATGGTGAAAAGTGTGTGTCCTTTGTGTATGGCGGATGTGATGGCAACCAAAACAATTTCGAAACAGAGGAAGAATGCAATAAAGTATGCCCACCTAAAGCAGTTGAAA ATCAACCCCAAATTGAAGAGTTGCCTGCAATAGCTGAAGCAGAAGTACCTAAGCCTGAAGAAAATGTAGATATCTGCAGTCAACCCAAACAACCCGGTCTTTGTTATGCCTATTTCAACAGATTCTACTTCAATGGTGAAAAATGCGAATCCTTCGTATATGGCGGATGTGGTGGCAACCAAAACAATTTCGACACCGAGGAAGAATGCAATAAAGCATGCCCACCAAAAATTGTTGAAA ATTTCTTTCCTTTTAGGCAAGGAAAACGAGGCAAATCAACAATAAAGACTGTGTGA